CGACAGAGTGGAGTGCCAATGGTGCCACTTCACCCATTTTAATTTGCTGCTGGAGGCTGCCATCATCTGCCTGACAGACGAACAGACTTCCGTCGGTCGATCCAACGGCAAAATGTGATCCATCGGCCGTCATCACCAAACAGTTGGCTTGCAACTGGAACTCTTGATCGGACTTTTCAGCTGCCTTGAATTCAGCTTCCTTTGTTTTCACAAACTCTTCCGATCCAGTCACTGCGATTTTCAACGGTTCCAGTGCTTGACCGGCATTCGTCAAAGCTGTTTTCGCTCGTTCCAAAGATCGCTTTGAAGATTCCAAGCTACGTTGAGCGGTCACAAGTTCATCAGCCGTTTTCTTGGCATTTTTCGTCGCTTCATCGAGTTTCTTTTTAGACTCTTCCACTGCTTTTGTTGACTTCGCCAGATTCGCAGCCGCTTCCTTGTCATCCTCTTCTGCTTCGGTGGCTTTCGCAGCTTCGACCGCTTTTTGCATTTCTGTTTGCTGATCGACCGCGGTCTGATGTTCTTTTTCAGCAGCCTTCTTTGCCTCTTCGCCCTTGGTAGCTGCCTCCTGCTTTTTCGTTAACTCTTCATTCGTTTTCTTGAGAGTCTCTTCAACCTTTTTGAGATTTTCCTCTTCTTGCTTCTTCCGTTTCTCACCCGCCTCCAAATCTTTTTTGCCATTCTCCACATGCCGCTGTGCGACTTCAAATTCGAATCGATGTCGGCGATGCGTTTCATTCAATCGCAGATTGGTTGTCAAGCTGGCAATTTCGCCGCCGTCACTCAACTTCCAGACTTTCGTCGCCGAATCGTCACCCCCGGTTACACATTTCGAGCCATCGGGAGAGACGGCCAAACAGCTCACCGGTCCGCCATGGTTTAATTGACGCGTTTCTTTGAAATTATTGAGATCCCAAAGACGAACAGAGCCATCTCCACTGGCCGATAGCAAGCCGGCTTGGCCGACGGCGGCAATCGCCGTGACGGGTCCCGTATGGCCTTCAAGTGTCCCGGCCAGCGAGAGCTGCTTGGAATCCGGTTCCCATTGCCAAATCTGTATCGCAGGATCCTCTCCAGCAATCACAATTCGATTGCCGAGCCAAACAATTGCCTTGGCGGGGCCGTTCAATTCAACTTGCCCTAATTCGGCCTGACCATCGAGAGCCGAGATCTTCAACACTTTGCCCTCTGCTGCCGTCGCCAAATGCTGGCTGTCCGGACTGATGGCAACTGCCTGCACCGCAGTGGAGTGCGGCATCCAATCTGCGATTCGTTCATCACCTCGCCAGGCCACCAACTTTCCACTTGTGTCAGCAACCACGGTCAGCATGCCATCCTGACTCACTGCGACCAGTGAGGGAGCTTGCTCAACTAACTGTTGTTCGGAAACCAAAGAAGGCACTCGCTGCCAGATTTTGACCGTCCGAAATCCCCCCGATGCAATTTGGGACCCATCCGGATTGAAGGCAAGCGATTGGACCATATCAAGATGAGCCACGCCAGGTTTCGCCGTCGGTTGCGTTTGCACCAACTCGTCATCCGACAAGCGACCTAGCTCTGCTTGGCCTCGATAGAGAAAGACTTGGTTGGCACGTCCGGCGGCCACAAATTGACCATTCGCCGACATTGCCACCGAATACACGGGATTCACTCCGGGTGGCAACGGTTGCCATTGAATCGATTCCGCCACCGCATCGGCATCCGCCTTGGCACCTTGATCAATCCAGAGCTTGAGCAAGCCGAGCTCTGCGGATGAAAAGTTATCCGCATCCGCATCGTTATCCTCGGGCGGCATGATCGGCTCCGACAAATGTGCCGCCACAGCAAGCATCAAGCTCTCTTTACTGTCGCCGGGAATCACCGCCGGTCCTTCCGCACCCCCTTTGAGTATCGAAGCAGGTGTTTCGAGTACCAAATCACTTTCCGCATCGGTCTGATTGTGACAGGCCAAACATTTCTGACGCAGCACCGGTAAGATTTCGTTCTGGAACGAAACCTCGTCGTCGCGTTCAATGTTTGCAATCTCAATCCCTTCAGCGACCGCGTAGGCGTCACCAACAAGGAACAGAAACGGTGTAAGCAGCAACAGTATTGCATTCCGGCAAGCGGAGTTTTCGCAAGTCATCTTCATGGATTGCTTTCCAACAAGTCCCTATTGGATGTGTAAAACCAAAGAAGTTTCATCTTCAATATTCAGGTCATTAAACTTGAGCTTTGTTTTAATTTGGCAGCGGTGATCTCCCTTTGCCACATCCTTGGGCAAAGCAATTTTGATGACGCCACTCGTCTGATCCTTCGGCAGAATGAGTGGTTCCACGGAAACACCTTTCACGGCATCGGGCAGAGCCATTTCGATTTGAACAGAATCAGCAAAGCCAAACCGTCGAGCGATGGAAATGGGAAGCTCAGCGGTTGCCTCAGGCTGCATGGTCAAATCGCTCGAAGACAAAGTCGTCGTGACCGGCGATTTGTGAATTTCCAGGGTAACCGGTGTCGAATCGACCCAAGCATTCACCTCTTTTACCCCGAGGTTTTTCTTCTGTTCTTCGACGCGTTTGTCAAGCGTTTGTTTATGAGCCTCAGCTCGCTTACGTTTTTCTACAACTGCGTCGCGCAGCTTTTTCACTCGGGGAACATCTTTCCGAGCGAGCTCTAATTGCGTTTGAACCTCTGACAATCGCTGAGAAACTTGCTCCAAGGCGGACTTAGCACTGTTCAACTGCCCAAGCGACTGATTGGCCGCGGCTTGAGCCTGATCCACGATCTGGGCAAGGTCTTGATCACTCCCACTAGAGCTTGCTGCTGCGTGAAATAGCTTCACTTGTTCGGTCGCCGTTTTAGCAGCGGCGACGGCCGCCGCGAGAGCCGAATTCGCTGATTGCTGCACACCATCAAATCGCTTGAGCTGCTCGGCTCGATCCGCGACATGCTTTTCTGCGGTGGCCAATTCGGTTGAATAGCCTTTTTCATCAGTCGCTAGTTTTGCGAGCACTTGCTCGAAATCCTTCCGATCTTGTTCCGCCTGTTCGATCGCAGAGGCGTTTCTGGCATAATCGATTTTGACCTTTCCACGCATAAAAAACGTGTGGGTTCCCAACGGAACTTTCTCACTATTCAGAGCCAACTCCAACTTGCCTTCTTTGGAGTCAGGAGCCAGCTTAAGCTCTTGGGGCTTGATCTCATTGGAGTCAACAATCGCCGCCAATGACAATTCCCCTTTAACGGTCGCTGCCTTATCGTATTCGAGCGGAATTTGAACTTTTGCACCCCGACTCGTCTCAATCAGCCGTTGCCCCATCGTTACGACGATGGGAGCAGGATCATCCGCCGGCACGGCGAGGACAAAATCGTGCATCAACCGAGAAGGAGGGCGGCTGTTTTGGACATCGCCCGTGTCGGCCAGGAGGACGGCAGCGCGGGCCGTTCTTTCCAGCTTTTGGTCGCCAATTTCAGCCTCTCCCACGATCTGAATCGCACCGGTCCATGCTGGCGCGTCCTTTGTCGCGTGGAGCATTAGAATCCCATGATTCTGTGCCGCCTCGATCGCTGAGGTTTCTGCGGTGACTCCAACGGGCAAACCCTCGACGCGCAGCTTAATCGCTCCCGCCATCCCATTGCGCCGGATCGCATCGACATAAACGGACAGGTTTCCTCCACGGCGTAGAGTCGCACTCGCTGCCTCGATTTTTTTGTCATTATCAACCGCTTGTCGCTGCGTCCATGCGATCAGCTGAAAGCTCTCCGTCTGCGGACGAATCTGCAGACGATAATTAAGTCGGGGATCATCGCGTGAACCTCCATAAAGATCACGCACACCCACCCGATAAAATCCATCCTGATCAGCGGTAAAGCTAACCTCAGGATCTTGATGGGCAACATCCAGAGCGCGAGGAAGCTTAAGACGGTAACGGTTTTGATCAAAGCTCGCATCATCCTGGGTCGAGACTTGGCTCACCTGCTCGTCGCCTTTTGCATCCTGCGAGACCTTCTGCACATAAATCTCCGGGTCTGTGGCCAACCCCAGCCGATTACTAATGACACGAATCTGATAACGCTTGCCCTTCTCCACCCGAAAAGCAACCCAATCTTGGTCACGTCGCGGGTAGAACTGTCCCACATATTCAGTCGGAATTTGGACCTCTTGAGCCTTCGTCGGCAAGTTATTGTCGCCTTGCTCAATTGTCACGGGCAATTCGGCGCGGCCGATCCGGACTGGATTTGAGAGTCCTTGGGGGCTATCCCATTGAAAAACAAAGTCGGATTGCTCGTGGCTCCTTGCCTCACCCACTGCCGAACTGAAGTTCGCAGCGTTCGCCGGCGGTACATAGACTCGGATTGTTTGCTGTTGCAAGGGCAACGCTCCCAATTTGAATTCTGATTCTTGACCATCGGGCAGATTGGTTCCGAGCAATCGAAAGGTGCCGGATTTCCCCGGTTCGCTTACCGGCGGAATCACAGCTGCAATAAAAGGTTGAGTTCGCAACTCAACGCGGTAGAAGTGATCGGCTCCGCCAGCAAACACATGATCGTGCAAACCAAGCAGATAACTTCCGTCGGCCGGCGCCGTAAACTGCACAACCGGATCCACGACCTCTCGACTTCGGCGGAGTTGCTTTCCGGACGAATCATAAATGGTCAGTACAGGTTGCAACTTTGAATCGATCGAACGGGTCCGGCAGTCGATCACCACGGACTGACCTTGCTTTGCCTCGAAGCGAAAAAAATCAACCGTATTCGAGTCGGCTCGACCAAAGAGAGCTTGATCAACAGGCAAAGCCTGGGCCGTTTCCACTGATTTATTCTGTCCAGCTTCCAAAACCACGACATTCGTTTCGACGTGAAAGCTTCGAGGCGTCGAAGCCCCAAAGCGGCCGACGACTCGAACATCATAGCGGCCTGGTGGTACGTTTTCCGAAACTTCCACGTCAAACTGATTTGGAATCAGCACGGGTTTGGCATCAAATTCCCCCGGCGCATTTGTCCGCGCCGTACCCGTAATACCGGGATGCGAAAAGAGCAAATGGGTCCCTTCATCGAGATCCCGACCTGCTACGGTGACCGACTGATTCCCGCCAACGGCGGCTCCAGGCGGAAAGATCTGATTGAGTGTGGGATTGGGGAGTTGGGCTAACGAAGTTGTGCAAACTGTCAGCACGAGGGCAAAACACGGCAACCAGGAACTGTTCATCGTTGGAAAAACCTGTAATTTTGCATGATGGTGTGGAATGCCGGTCGTGATTTCGATGCCCACTTGTCGGACTTGCAGCTAAACGGTCCTTGTCGATTTCTCCTCAGGCTTAGCAGCTAACGCCCCGCTCGTCGATTTCAGATAGCAACGAGGCATTCTTCCGTTTCTTCTCCATCCGATGATTTGTCCGATCAATGATTAAAAAGGAACTCCTTGGTGTTAATTAACGCCCAAACAATGTCCTCAAATCCTTCTCGCGAGTTGTCTTTGGATTGGATGTATTCGGAAGCGATCCGCATCTCATCGGCATCAGGCTGCCTGGAAAACGCGATCAGGTACATTTCTTGAATTCGCTGATCGAGGGACCGCTTATCTTCCACCATCTTGGCGGCGCGGCCCGCGTCCGAAGAAACTTTGCCGAGAATGTCTTTTGAATTCAACAGATGCAGACTTTGCGCCAAGCTGGCATCAGATGACCGCTCACATTCACAAGCGCTACTTGATTCAGGACGTCCGAAAACGGTCAGGAAATAAGAATCGAAACCACTATCGGGAAGTTCGAACGCACGAGTTCCAACGGGCACACCAGGAAACGTGGTTTGCACGCCAGTCATCTGGTCAATTGCGTCCAAGAGAATTTCTGCATTCAGTCGACTGGGGTAATAACGAGAGTAGTTTTGCTTGTCCTTTTGGTTGTACTCGTTGGGCTCAGCACTCAACTGAAAAGTCTTCGACGAACAAATCGTCCGCATCAGATACTTGAGATCGTAGCCATGAGCGACAAAATCTTCCGCCAGGGCATCTAACAAGCGAGGATTCGACGCGGGATTCGTGACGCGCATGTCGTCTTCTGGATCGACAAGGCCGCGTCCAAAGACATGTTTCCAGTAGCGATTGACCAGCGCCTTGGCAAAGAATGGATTGTTCGGTTGCGTCATCCAATCAACAAGGACGTGTCGGGGGTCATCCAGTGGCGAGATTTCACTCGGCTCAGCATCGAGGCCTGTCGGGAGCAACGACTCACCCGTTTTGGGATTCTTCGCAGTCGCTTTGCCCTGCTTATGCACGATACGATCTTGATTCTTGAACTCACTCTTTTTCCGCCCCACGCGTGAATAGAAGGCGGAAAAACTGTGATAGTCACGCTGGCTCCATTTTTCAAACGGATGATGATGGCATCGGGCACATTGAATCCGCATACCGAGAAACAACTGAGCCGTGTCCTCCACTAAGGATGCTTGATCCCGTACCTCCCGATACCAAGCTACCGGTGGATGAATACTTACTTCGCCAGACGCGGCAATGATGTCACGAACGAAGTCATCGTAGGGTTGATTTTCGATGAGTCGATCCCGAATCCAATGGTAGAAGGCATACGTCGCTCGTTTATCGGCGTCATTACCTCGTTTATTCCGAAGAATAGCGGCCCATTTCGTGGCAAAGTTATGCGCGTAATCATTGCTGTCCAATAACCGATTAACAAGACGCACTCGCTTGTCGGCTGACGAATCGGCAGCAAATTCGGTCGCTTCCTTCAGCGTCGGAACTCGTCCGGCAATCGTGATCGTTGCCCGACGTAAAAAGGTTGGATCGTCGCACAATTCAGAAGGAGGTAAACCGAGTTCTTCCAAT
This DNA window, taken from Pirellulaceae bacterium, encodes the following:
- a CDS encoding pre-peptidase C-terminal domain-containing protein, whose protein sequence is MNSSWLPCFALVLTVCTTSLAQLPNPTLNQIFPPGAAVGGNQSVTVAGRDLDEGTHLLFSHPGITGTARTNAPGEFDAKPVLIPNQFDVEVSENVPPGRYDVRVVGRFGASTPRSFHVETNVVVLEAGQNKSVETAQALPVDQALFGRADSNTVDFFRFEAKQGQSVVIDCRTRSIDSKLQPVLTIYDSSGKQLRRSREVVDPVVQFTAPADGSYLLGLHDHVFAGGADHFYRVELRTQPFIAAVIPPVSEPGKSGTFRLLGTNLPDGQESEFKLGALPLQQQTIRVYVPPANAANFSSAVGEARSHEQSDFVFQWDSPQGLSNPVRIGRAELPVTIEQGDNNLPTKAQEVQIPTEYVGQFYPRRDQDWVAFRVEKGKRYQIRVISNRLGLATDPEIYVQKVSQDAKGDEQVSQVSTQDDASFDQNRYRLKLPRALDVAHQDPEVSFTADQDGFYRVGVRDLYGGSRDDPRLNYRLQIRPQTESFQLIAWTQRQAVDNDKKIEAASATLRRGGNLSVYVDAIRRNGMAGAIKLRVEGLPVGVTAETSAIEAAQNHGILMLHATKDAPAWTGAIQIVGEAEIGDQKLERTARAAVLLADTGDVQNSRPPSRLMHDFVLAVPADDPAPIVVTMGQRLIETSRGAKVQIPLEYDKAATVKGELSLAAIVDSNEIKPQELKLAPDSKEGKLELALNSEKVPLGTHTFFMRGKVKIDYARNASAIEQAEQDRKDFEQVLAKLATDEKGYSTELATAEKHVADRAEQLKRFDGVQQSANSALAAAVAAAKTATEQVKLFHAAASSSGSDQDLAQIVDQAQAAANQSLGQLNSAKSALEQVSQRLSEVQTQLELARKDVPRVKKLRDAVVEKRKRAEAHKQTLDKRVEEQKKNLGVKEVNAWVDSTPVTLEIHKSPVTTTLSSSDLTMQPEATAELPISIARRFGFADSVQIEMALPDAVKGVSVEPLILPKDQTSGVIKIALPKDVAKGDHRCQIKTKLKFNDLNIEDETSLVLHIQ
- a CDS encoding DUF1553 domain-containing protein, with protein sequence MLSRHWAITHSLVLISMALLTPLLRAETSEGKTANEAIVELRVETGREPGEVAVIAGRDGSQQLVVTAMTADGEQLDYTRRVTYSTSSAGLVEVDSAGHVTPLLEGELTVTARTSEGISASAILRVEHFSDDLPLNFANDVVPLFTKHGCNGGGCHGKASGQNGFRLSLLGFEPIEDFEFLTKEGRGRRLFPAAPHRSLLLMKATGEAPHGGGQRIEPDSPPYRVLHRWVAQGMPYGKDSDPVPVGIDVFPKKRTMQANAEQQIIVIAHYSDGSSRDVTRMAQLESNDVEMAEVTPSGLVETQQQTGTAAVMCIFQGHVDVFRATLPLGVPVSDLPEPSGYVDELVFAQLEELGLPPSELCDDPTFLRRATITIAGRVPTLKEATEFAADSSADKRVRLVNRLLDSNDYAHNFATKWAAILRNKRGNDADKRATYAFYHWIRDRLIENQPYDDFVRDIIAASGEVSIHPPVAWYREVRDQASLVEDTAQLFLGMRIQCARCHHHPFEKWSQRDYHSFSAFYSRVGRKKSEFKNQDRIVHKQGKATAKNPKTGESLLPTGLDAEPSEISPLDDPRHVLVDWMTQPNNPFFAKALVNRYWKHVFGRGLVDPEDDMRVTNPASNPRLLDALAEDFVAHGYDLKYLMRTICSSKTFQLSAEPNEYNQKDKQNYSRYYPSRLNAEILLDAIDQMTGVQTTFPGVPVGTRAFELPDSGFDSYFLTVFGRPESSSACECERSSDASLAQSLHLLNSKDILGKVSSDAGRAAKMVEDKRSLDQRIQEMYLIAFSRQPDADEMRIASEYIQSKDNSREGFEDIVWALINTKEFLFNH